A region of Borrelia hermsii DAH DNA encodes the following proteins:
- the bdr gene encoding Bdr family repetitive protein gives MSNLAYKTYRTEDLRVEFLNKGFTEEAVDFILLHNDNSNFEVLREKMNSLEQQMINVEQNLEKKILNSLGWNLTIN, from the coding sequence ATGAGTAATTTAGCATATAAAACATATAGAACAGAAGATTTAAGGGTAGAGTTTTTAAATAAGGGGTTTACTGAAGAAGCAGTAGATTTCATTTTACTTCATAATGATAATTCTAATTTTGAAGTCTTAAGGGAAAAGATGAATTCATTAGAACAACAAATGATTAATGTAGAACAGAACTTAGAAAAAAAGATATTGAATTCATTAGGATGGAATTTAACAATAAACTAG
- a CDS encoding tyrosine-type recombinase/integrase yields MHEKELLTNSNLNFINELIKQNECLNEELSQLKSTLKSKNKASKQSKNTPVRFYLNDKTTKLVKKCIKKLIQINPISGWFVYILSITGCRGVEIQNVRLSDVSKETSSDGEVFYSLRVNVAKKRSSICIREVVISESEFDAIMQIHQEHFASKGKDKRRTYLFQKSKHKFRDNRISIIKISKQFKSLLLKAGFRYRKSLHICRNIFIASLKSKGYNSFEIKELMKYSSTTEIDNVYGLSPASKINAYKDIKTSLK; encoded by the coding sequence ATGCATGAAAAGGAACTCTTAACTAACAGTAATCTTAACTTTATAAATGAACTAATAAAGCAAAATGAATGCCTCAATGAAGAATTGTCACAACTTAAAAGTACACTTAAGAGTAAAAATAAAGCTTCAAAACAATCAAAAAACACTCCTGTAAGATTCTATCTAAATGACAAAACAACCAAACTAGTAAAAAAATGTATAAAAAAGCTTATACAAATCAACCCAATCTCTGGATGGTTTGTATATATCTTAAGTATTACTGGTTGCAGAGGTGTTGAGATACAAAATGTAAGACTATCTGATGTATCAAAAGAAACAAGCAGCGATGGTGAAGTATTCTATTCTCTTCGTGTTAATGTAGCAAAAAAGAGAAGTAGTATCTGCATAAGAGAAGTAGTTATTAGTGAGTCTGAATTTGATGCTATTATGCAAATACATCAAGAACATTTTGCAAGCAAAGGAAAAGACAAAAGGCGTACTTATCTTTTTCAAAAGAGTAAACACAAATTCCGTGACAATAGAATTAGCATAATTAAGATTTCAAAACAATTTAAATCATTGCTTCTTAAAGCAGGATTTAGGTATCGTAAATCTTTACATATATGTAGAAATATATTTATTGCCTCACTAAAGTCTAAAGGATACAACTCATTTGAAATTAAAGAACTTATGAAATACTCATCTACTACTGAGATTGATAATGTTTATGGACTCTCCCCTGCAAGTAAAATTAATGCTTACAAAGATATCAAAACTAGCTTGAAATAA
- a CDS encoding single-stranded DNA-binding protein, which produces MSDINSVVLSGRLTRDSEITYVNNSIPILKFGLANNRRIKRNNEWIDYAQFFDCVLFGSRAERLIAFLLKGKQVVVNGSLRYESWDDKRTGDKRSKSSILVDEIQILSPLPALRATNKVDSDEGFHEDIPF; this is translated from the coding sequence ATGTCTGATATTAATTCAGTAGTCTTATCAGGGCGTCTGACTAGAGACAGTGAAATTACTTACGTTAACAACAGCATTCCTATTTTGAAGTTTGGTTTAGCTAATAATAGGAGAATAAAAAGGAATAATGAATGGATAGATTATGCTCAATTTTTTGATTGTGTGCTTTTTGGGAGTAGAGCAGAAAGACTAATAGCATTTCTTTTAAAGGGGAAACAAGTTGTAGTTAATGGGTCTTTAAGGTATGAGAGTTGGGATGACAAGCGCACTGGTGATAAGAGAAGCAAGAGCAGCATTTTAGTGGATGAGATTCAAATACTAAGCCCATTACCTGCTTTAAGAGCAACTAATAAGGTTGATTCTGATGAAGGGTTTCATGAGGATATCCCTTTTTAG
- a CDS encoding DUF603 domain-containing protein has protein sequence MRRVKKSFDDYVVYFKEGRLNDAQIAKELGVSRVNVGKMRRKWEEVKDDPEYVKETAKLTIREDTLTNILIHASQSTAQARDLKSQFSMARSMLGIEFINSFSRYLELELKAHNHEIEVLESKIISFDNKIRDNNLSHSDEESKRLEELKLKLDELKRERELKKMSLYYKTMLKLKATDVDVRSKF, from the coding sequence ATGAGAAGAGTAAAGAAGTCATTTGATGATTATGTTGTGTATTTTAAAGAAGGCAGGCTTAATGACGCACAAATAGCAAAAGAGCTGGGAGTAAGTCGTGTTAATGTAGGAAAGATGAGACGCAAGTGGGAAGAGGTTAAGGATGACCCTGAATACGTTAAAGAAACTGCTAAGCTTACTATTCGTGAGGATACTTTAACTAATATTTTGATTCATGCTTCACAAAGTACAGCCCAAGCGCGTGATCTTAAAAGTCAGTTTAGTATGGCCAGAAGCATGTTGGGAATTGAATTTATAAATTCATTTAGTCGTTATTTAGAGTTGGAACTTAAAGCCCATAATCACGAGATAGAAGTATTAGAATCTAAGATTATAAGTTTTGATAATAAAATTAGAGATAATAATCTTTCGCATTCAGATGAAGAGAGTAAGAGGCTTGAAGAATTAAAACTTAAACTGGATGAACTTAAAAGGGAAAGAGAACTTAAGAAGATGTCACTTTATTATAAGACAATGCTTAAGCTTAAAGCTACTGATGTTGATGTGAGATCTAAATTTTAA
- a CDS encoding DUF3890 domain-containing protein, with product MDSDVESSEGFGELYLRIKALLDLSEEDLSFAKFEEQAKLLEMILNTRGVNLSTLNISQASLLLYYHIGCHLKRSGVIREFGLEQIKKEKFGELEIDYYPSSGTELNCGGKDYCSSFEELLTQIKSGARKTYCIGVV from the coding sequence ATGGATAGTGATGTAGAATCATCAGAAGGTTTTGGAGAGCTTTACTTACGAATTAAAGCTCTCTTAGATTTATCTGAAGAGGATTTAAGTTTTGCAAAGTTTGAAGAACAAGCAAAGCTACTTGAGATGATACTTAATACACGTGGTGTTAACCTTAGCACATTAAATATTAGTCAAGCATCTCTACTGCTTTATTATCACATAGGTTGCCATCTAAAGCGTTCTGGTGTGATTCGTGAGTTTGGTCTTGAACAAATCAAAAAAGAAAAATTTGGTGAGCTTGAGATTGATTATTATCCATCCTCAGGCACCGAATTGAATTGTGGGGGTAAAGATTATTGCTCTTCTTTTGAAGAGCTTCTCACACAAATTAAGTCAGGAGCACGTAAGACTTACTGCATAGGTGTTGTGTAA
- a CDS encoding DUF244 domain-containing protein → MTNIKATKTKEKIVEVGMEQPGLYDQKMFEGFDSFAHQSQDQINKRQKSVSKISRIGRKLSRIGKTECFKFNSKVDFNIQRNSLKRIGASEVGSMFIGAESVSKLMLDRVLKLLGREISFEENLSMRKGKILENLGFDEFVRIHSDEIAVLHKNKYANGIDKYNYFKKFKGRDNLVGSTIDGWFENQEGEAELLEIKCSDNIHLKSAVIEYNKNGNFLENKYFFKYYVQVQIQLLCTGLSKGNLFFLIGNEAINCVIERDDKFINEVMFDVSRMEAEVSRIAKTLRAKYDIENIDLDSLSELIQEGIESSEIYKYFSESEYKDDFLEFVRCTDLEIDKEKDNLLKGCLSEISALQTEIEEAEEIAKNRHTQELYKTTKPMKDKLKSRIDEIFAEFSLMEHVNYCFEGNLFSLDTTKRAIKDRFKSLSGNISFLASSLDSVQQWSDIATPIVSA, encoded by the coding sequence ATGACAAATATAAAAGCAACAAAAACAAAAGAGAAAATAGTAGAGGTAGGGATGGAGCAGCCAGGTTTGTATGATCAAAAAATGTTTGAAGGATTTGATTCATTTGCACATCAAAGTCAAGACCAGATTAATAAGAGACAAAAAAGTGTAAGTAAAATAAGCAGAATAGGACGCAAGCTATCAAGAATTGGCAAAACTGAATGTTTCAAGTTTAATAGCAAAGTTGATTTTAACATTCAAAGGAATTCATTAAAGCGTATAGGAGCAAGTGAAGTTGGGAGTATGTTTATTGGAGCAGAGAGTGTTTCAAAATTAATGCTTGATAGGGTCTTGAAATTATTAGGAAGAGAGATTTCATTTGAAGAGAACTTAAGCATGAGGAAAGGAAAGATACTTGAGAATTTAGGGTTTGATGAATTTGTACGTATACACTCTGATGAGATTGCTGTTTTACATAAGAATAAATATGCAAATGGGATAGATAAGTATAATTACTTCAAGAAGTTTAAGGGACGGGATAATTTGGTTGGTTCAACAATTGATGGTTGGTTTGAAAACCAAGAAGGGGAAGCAGAACTTTTAGAAATTAAATGCAGTGATAATATTCATTTAAAGAGTGCTGTAATTGAATACAATAAGAATGGTAACTTCTTAGAAAACAAATATTTTTTCAAGTATTACGTTCAAGTGCAAATACAACTTTTATGTACAGGTTTAAGTAAGGGGAATCTGTTTTTTCTAATAGGTAATGAAGCTATTAATTGTGTAATTGAGAGGGATGATAAGTTTATTAATGAAGTAATGTTTGATGTTTCAAGAATGGAAGCGGAAGTAAGTCGCATTGCCAAAACTTTAAGAGCAAAGTATGATATTGAGAATATAGATTTAGATAGTTTAAGTGAACTAATTCAAGAAGGGATTGAGAGTAGTGAGATATACAAATATTTTTCAGAATCAGAGTATAAAGATGACTTTTTAGAATTTGTAAGATGTACTGACCTGGAGATTGATAAAGAGAAGGATAATCTGTTGAAAGGATGTCTTAGTGAAATTAGTGCTTTGCAAACAGAGATAGAAGAAGCAGAAGAGATAGCTAAGAATAGACATACACAAGAGTTATATAAGACAACAAAACCTATGAAAGATAAACTTAAATCCCGAATAGATGAAATATTTGCAGAATTTTCATTAATGGAGCATGTAAATTATTGCTTTGAAGGTAATCTATTTTCTTTAGATACAACCAAGCGAGCTATTAAAGATAGATTCAAATCGTTAAGTGGCAATATCAGTTTTCTTGCTAGTAGTTTAGATTCAGTGCAGCAATGGTCTGATATTGCAACTCCCATTGTAAGTGCTTAA
- the bdr gene encoding Bdr family repetitive protein: MGLAQPVITQQMVIAELTKAGINREIAIDLSYRYYRNELTHKDIEFLKENFDIKLEKVESSLQAEIKAVKTELDNKIDTKFTELDNKIDTKFTELDNKIDTKFTELDNKIDTKFNELDNKINNVENNLNVKIDTVRNELKSDIASVSNEISLVRKDMEFNRMEFKSTLRLHNWMFGTLITLNIGIFLALISLLVK; this comes from the coding sequence ATGGGACTTGCACAACCAGTAATTACACAACAAATGGTTATAGCAGAACTTACCAAAGCTGGGATAAATAGAGAGATTGCTATTGATCTGTCTTACAGATATTATCGTAATGAGCTTACTCATAAAGATATTGAGTTTTTAAAAGAAAACTTTGATATAAAACTTGAAAAGGTAGAGTCAAGCTTGCAAGCTGAGATTAAAGCAGTCAAAACTGAGCTTGATAACAAGATTGATACTAAATTTACTGAACTAGATAACAAGATTGATACTAAATTTACTGAACTAGATAACAAGATTGATACTAAATTTACTGAACTAGATAACAAGATTGATACTAAATTCAATGAACTTGATAATAAAATCAATAATGTTGAGAATAATCTAAATGTAAAGATTGATACTGTTAGAAATGAATTAAAATCTGACATTGCATCTGTGAGCAATGAAATTTCTCTTGTTAGAAAAGATATGGAATTTAACAGAATGGAATTTAAGAGTACATTAAGACTACATAATTGGATGTTTGGGACTCTTATCACCCTTAATATAGGAATATTTTTAGCATTAATATCACTATTAGTAAAGTAA
- a CDS encoding PBSX family phage terminase large subunit, with protein sequence MDIYKLPLFKEMQKEYKREFGIDIADLIKLKATVIDFRGFEKTYLTKKQCEVLKLIENNNRSKIILSGGIASGKTFLACYLYLKMLIKNRHLYKQDTNNFILGNSQKSLEINVLGQFEKIASMLRVPFTPKFSNTSYFEIDSLRVNLYGGDKASDFERFRGSNSALIYVNEATTLHKETLIECLKRLRVGMETIIFDTNPDSPEHFFKTDFIDNKKTYATYNFTTYDNELISKEFIKTQEEIYKDMPTYKARVLLGEWVASYDSIFTNINLTSNHEFISPIAYLDPAYSIGGDNTALCVLERVDQKYYAFIFQEKLPVSDPKVLNTIKTILTNLNVHTLYVEDRDDTSGHGNVTKTFLKLRAGMSHEFRIAPIKPISNKFTRIATLIGPFASSNLSILDYSSKSAIADIYKYKGDGKSADDSLDSLSAAYMLLTLGIRSLKAHFTKRRFL encoded by the coding sequence ATGGATATATATAAACTACCTCTTTTTAAGGAAATGCAAAAAGAATACAAGCGTGAATTTGGTATTGATATAGCAGATTTAATTAAACTGAAAGCAACTGTTATTGATTTTAGAGGGTTTGAAAAGACATATTTAACTAAGAAACAATGTGAGGTTTTAAAATTAATTGAGAATAATAATCGAAGTAAAATTATCCTGTCAGGTGGTATTGCCAGTGGTAAAACATTCTTGGCTTGCTATTTATATCTAAAGATGCTCATTAAGAATAGACATCTTTATAAGCAGGATACCAATAATTTTATATTAGGTAATTCCCAAAAATCATTAGAGATTAATGTTTTAGGGCAGTTTGAAAAGATTGCTAGCATGCTAAGAGTACCCTTTACGCCAAAGTTTTCTAATACATCATATTTTGAAATAGACTCCTTAAGAGTCAATCTATATGGTGGAGATAAGGCAAGTGATTTTGAAAGGTTTAGAGGAAGTAATTCCGCTCTTATTTACGTTAATGAAGCAACTACACTGCATAAAGAAACATTAATAGAATGTTTAAAGAGACTTAGAGTAGGTATGGAAACTATTATATTTGATACAAATCCAGACAGTCCAGAACATTTTTTTAAAACTGATTTTATTGATAATAAAAAAACTTATGCTACATATAACTTTACAACATATGATAATGAACTAATATCAAAAGAATTTATTAAAACCCAAGAAGAGATTTATAAAGACATGCCAACATATAAAGCAAGGGTACTTTTGGGAGAATGGGTTGCCTCATACGATTCGATATTTACCAATATTAATCTTACAAGTAATCATGAATTTATAAGTCCAATAGCATATTTAGATCCTGCATACAGCATTGGAGGTGATAATACTGCCCTTTGTGTTTTAGAAAGAGTAGATCAAAAGTATTATGCATTTATATTTCAAGAGAAGTTACCAGTCAGTGATCCTAAGGTATTAAATACAATTAAAACTATTTTGACAAACCTTAATGTACATACACTATATGTTGAAGATAGGGATGATACTTCTGGGCATGGGAATGTGACTAAAACCTTTCTTAAACTTAGAGCAGGTATGAGTCATGAGTTTAGAATTGCGCCAATTAAACCTATAAGTAATAAATTTACTAGAATTGCTACGTTAATAGGACCATTTGCAAGTTCTAACTTAAGTATTCTAGACTATTCAAGCAAGTCAGCTATTGCTGATATTTATAAGTACAAAGGAGATGGAAAGAGTGCTGATGATTCATTAGATAGCCTCTCAGCAGCATATATGTTATTGACTTTGGGTATACGTTCTCTTAAAGCACATTTTACTAAAAGAAGGTTCCTATAA
- a CDS encoding anti-CBASS protein Acb1 family protein — MSLNFKINSRDLYKYSIFFRNYISNVAEDCLKNGITLNSVTTALNVNDALETLKIELKATLLQCLISYRFNGVGYILVKTADQLQDLHLEVNKELPIGFMYLDYSNVRDEGPDATYITYTLKVNTDGKISYKEIQIHKSRVIIHSNYDYVLKAYSPCYTQSFLLNIYLFEQIYKEIEKRIESHNFLFYRDESLVSLQDALSNATTSLELLTKGVNDRASIFPNIFKRNDLNENHISTFKSVNRDLERELSRLKSNLNNEGIFYSGTPDASLEVIKYDLTYLKEALALVKAKIGADTKEPLTRSFNEQVKGLGSDGKGDRSNYYDFLKGVQEELEINCNSKLGKHYYLDMRFNSLHVLTEEEKYERDLRLIELTLKYKELESSNTLSQRELDALRAKLFFYEG, encoded by the coding sequence ATGAGCTTAAATTTTAAGATTAATTCAAGAGATTTATATAAATATTCAATATTTTTTAGAAACTACATTTCAAATGTAGCAGAAGATTGCCTTAAGAATGGAATCACTTTAAATAGTGTAACTACTGCTTTGAATGTTAATGATGCTTTAGAAACGTTAAAAATAGAGCTAAAAGCAACATTATTGCAGTGTCTTATTAGTTATCGTTTTAATGGTGTTGGATACATTTTAGTTAAAACAGCAGATCAGCTACAAGATTTACACTTGGAAGTAAATAAAGAATTGCCTATTGGGTTTATGTATCTTGATTATAGTAATGTTCGTGATGAGGGGCCTGATGCTACTTATATAACATATACTTTAAAAGTAAATACAGATGGGAAGATATCTTATAAGGAAATACAGATTCATAAGAGCAGGGTAATCATACACTCCAATTATGATTATGTGCTTAAAGCATACAGCCCATGTTATACGCAAAGCTTTTTGCTTAATATATATCTTTTTGAACAAATATATAAAGAAATAGAAAAGCGAATAGAGAGTCATAACTTTTTATTTTACAGGGATGAATCATTAGTATCATTACAAGATGCCTTAAGTAATGCTACAACCTCATTAGAACTTTTAACTAAGGGTGTTAATGATAGGGCGAGCATATTTCCTAATATCTTTAAAAGAAATGATTTAAATGAGAATCATATAAGCACGTTTAAGAGTGTAAATAGAGATTTAGAAAGAGAGCTTTCTAGACTTAAATCCAACTTAAATAATGAAGGAATATTTTACAGTGGCACACCAGATGCCTCACTGGAGGTTATTAAGTATGACTTAACCTATTTAAAGGAAGCATTAGCATTAGTAAAAGCAAAGATAGGTGCTGACACAAAAGAACCACTAACAAGGAGCTTTAATGAACAAGTTAAGGGACTGGGAAGTGATGGTAAGGGGGACAGATCGAATTACTATGACTTTCTAAAAGGTGTTCAAGAAGAGCTAGAAATTAATTGTAATAGTAAACTGGGTAAGCATTACTACTTAGACATGAGATTTAATTCATTGCATGTGCTAACTGAAGAAGAAAAGTATGAGAGAGATTTGCGACTTATAGAATTAACCCTTAAATATAAGGAATTAGAATCAAGCAATACGTTAAGTCAAAGAGAACTTGACGCTTTAAGAGCAAAATTATTTTTTTATGAAGGCTAA
- a CDS encoding chromosome replication/partitioning protein gives MKNNKELKINKRNIDSKGNALLTASDDNEEGAGTVRYNALKKKLYINLREGIYNRIECMKILKEIKDNEYYKLDGYKSFDAFIRNYDVAKTQAYNYLKIATALEEGLLEEQYVLENGFRQILSLLKDKESATIKKSKVNPIKPLRFQLKSQESYGFYKSNAKFTSFLMDELFENQKDLLDKLLKKYKELKGE, from the coding sequence ATGAAAAATAATAAAGAATTAAAAATTAATAAAAGAAATATTGATTCAAAAGGGAATGCATTACTTACTGCATCTGATGATAATGAAGAAGGTGCGGGAACAGTTCGTTATAATGCATTGAAAAAGAAATTATATATAAATCTTAGGGAAGGAATCTATAACAGAATAGAGTGTATGAAGATTTTAAAAGAAATAAAAGATAATGAATATTATAAGTTAGATGGATATAAAAGTTTTGATGCTTTTATAAGAAATTATGATGTTGCAAAAACCCAAGCTTATAATTATTTAAAAATTGCAACAGCCTTAGAAGAAGGATTGTTAGAGGAGCAATATGTACTAGAAAATGGATTTAGACAAATATTAAGCTTACTAAAGGATAAAGAAAGTGCAACAATAAAGAAATCAAAAGTAAATCCAATAAAACCATTAAGGTTTCAACTTAAAAGTCAAGAAAGTTATGGTTTTTATAAGAGCAATGCTAAATTTACTAGTTTTTTAATGGATGAACTTTTTGAAAATCAAAAAGATTTGCTTGATAAGCTTTTGAAGAAGTATAAAGAATTAAAAGGGGAATGA
- a CDS encoding DUF261 domain-containing protein, with amino-acid sequence MKITQNNPKLILEIRQWGCYFLCLHYYIEQFKKLQFSINDINNNYHKFVGLGYIKSNCYIVNPCSILQNFGIKTSVRWISHSYRCASHEFEISEVKIKGVSGYHFIATNDSRVLYDSLMLKERGVEYQITSRRVFRKH; translated from the coding sequence ATGAAAATAACGCAAAATAATCCAAAGTTAATTTTAGAAATACGTCAGTGGGGATGTTACTTTTTATGTCTTCATTATTACATAGAACAATTTAAAAAATTGCAGTTTAGTATCAATGATATTAACAATAATTATCATAAATTTGTTGGTTTAGGATACATTAAAAGTAATTGTTATATTGTAAATCCATGCAGTATACTTCAAAATTTTGGCATTAAGACAAGTGTGCGTTGGATAAGTCATTCTTACAGATGCGCAAGTCATGAATTTGAGATAAGTGAAGTAAAAATCAAAGGTGTATCAGGATATCATTTTATAGCAACTAACGATTCCAGAGTGCTTTATGATTCACTTATGCTTAAGGAAAGAGGAGTTGAATATCAAATTACATCAAGGAGAGTGTTTAGGAAACATTGA
- a CDS encoding DNA adenine methylase: MKLLAREGNKYRYSKGIISLFPKHTAYIEGFFGTGAIFFAKPLACYNILNDNSQFIYKFFYYLRRNPDVLYKKVRDAIIYDRIINENQDKIEYMVLRSLYSLYGSCNLTMRLDRSNSKRLFLGMLKTYKSRAKEMLDCAIFTSRDIFDFLGALPKRDKIASTFVYLDPPYSISRGSLADNRGWNLDSLERLIVEMKRYNWQFAISEFDDLRVLELFLKYNLNVNYIARSTGIANTFGHTKHEILATSYRTSKSSMSCKNTRYIQLEMFKVQA; encoded by the coding sequence TTGAAACTGCTAGCTAGAGAAGGAAATAAGTATCGTTATAGTAAGGGTATTATAAGTCTTTTTCCTAAGCATACTGCATATATTGAAGGATTTTTTGGAACAGGCGCAATCTTTTTTGCAAAACCATTAGCTTGTTACAATATACTCAATGATAATTCTCAGTTTATTTATAAGTTTTTTTATTATTTGCGACGCAATCCTGATGTTCTTTACAAGAAGGTAAGAGACGCAATTATTTATGACAGAATTATAAATGAAAATCAAGACAAGATAGAATATATGGTTTTAAGAAGTTTGTATTCTCTATATGGTTCATGTAACTTAACTATGAGGTTAGATAGAAGCAATTCTAAGAGATTATTTCTGGGTATGCTTAAGACTTATAAGTCTAGAGCAAAAGAGATGCTTGATTGTGCAATATTTACTTCGCGTGATATATTTGATTTTCTGGGTGCTCTACCTAAGCGTGATAAGATTGCTTCAACATTTGTATATCTTGATCCACCATATTCAATTTCACGTGGAAGTCTTGCTGATAATCGGGGGTGGAATTTAGATTCTCTTGAGAGGCTCATTGTAGAGATGAAGAGATATAATTGGCAATTTGCAATAAGTGAATTTGATGATTTAAGGGTTTTAGAACTTTTCTTGAAATATAATCTTAATGTTAATTATATAGCTCGTTCAACTGGCATTGCTAATACTTTTGGGCATACTAAACATGAAATACTTGCAACTTCATATAGAACCAGTAAATCAAGTATGAGTTGTAAAAATACTCGTTATATTCAACTTGAAATGTTTAAAGTGCAAGCGTGA
- a CDS encoding Mlp family lipoprotein: protein MNKHIILLILFSALFLYCRNGDETTQRKANHETINGLTENTGTTQKTPEETLRDKLNAIEKSNLDFLKDALNDKEKFNQLLNLDEGKIKAALEHIKNQLANCNDEQKKTFKQVLQGYFDTMSDNKLDEIQANAISGCQAGG, encoded by the coding sequence ATGAATAAACATATAATATTATTAATACTTTTCAGTGCATTATTCTTGTATTGTCGTAATGGGGATGAAACAACACAAAGGAAAGCTAATCATGAAACAATAAACGGGTTAACAGAAAATACAGGAACAACTCAAAAAACACCTGAGGAAACATTAAGAGACAAGTTAAATGCTATCGAAAAATCAAATCTAGATTTCTTAAAAGATGCTTTAAATGATAAGGAAAAGTTTAATCAACTTCTAAATCTAGATGAAGGAAAGATAAAAGCTGCACTTGAGCATATAAAGAATCAACTTGCAAATTGTAATGACGAACAAAAGAAAACTTTTAAACAAGTTTTACAAGGATACTTTGACACAATGAGCGATAATAAGTTAGATGAAATTCAAGCAAACGCAATCAGTGGTTGTCAAGCAGGTGGTTAA
- a CDS encoding DUF226 domain-containing protein: MESVLERLKKKESEIKEKRDKPIFVKIESHNDRTLYHTKIMTDFYAFGINKKQNKFFILLRTLFNRKKAEFFNLFPAREDDKFLGIFYGYRKPIKNVVTRYEENGIMKASTFSKVYYIEFRFKKGSVFCYIVGISYLLRKDKTDTKYCKSLVENLANLEKEVYEFYGKKLSDGGRINKWIEKNLR; encoded by the coding sequence GTGGAGAGTGTATTAGAACGCCTCAAGAAAAAGGAATCAGAGATTAAAGAGAAAAGAGATAAACCCATCTTTGTTAAGATAGAAAGTCATAATGACAGGACATTATATCACACAAAAATTATGACAGATTTTTATGCATTTGGCATTAATAAAAAGCAAAATAAATTTTTTATTTTGCTTAGAACATTATTTAATAGAAAGAAAGCGGAATTTTTTAATCTATTTCCTGCAAGAGAAGATGATAAATTTTTAGGTATTTTTTACGGATATAGGAAACCAATCAAGAATGTTGTAACAAGATATGAGGAGAACGGGATTATGAAAGCATCTACCTTTTCAAAGGTTTACTACATAGAATTTAGGTTCAAGAAAGGTAGCGTGTTTTGCTATATTGTAGGAATTTCTTATTTACTTAGAAAGGATAAAACCGATACGAAATATTGCAAATCTTTAGTTGAGAATCTTGCAAACTTAGAAAAGGAAGTATATGAATTTTATGGTAAAAAATTATCAGACGGAGGGCGCATAAATAAATGGATAGAAAAAAACCTAAGATAA